The following proteins are encoded in a genomic region of Desulfonatronum thiodismutans:
- a CDS encoding hydrogenase iron-sulfur subunit: MSSKIGVYICEGCDIGPQLNAGQLAEFVQSEYGGSCPVVKTAPVLCSQEGKAMIQADVDAETIDGVAVCACSPRVKWDIFQFGEKAVVERVNLREQCAWTYARPEADTTAEGEVPETLRMMAQDYIRMGIIKLQKYVVPQPEIPEVTKTILVVGGGNTGLTAALGGAKLGYDVVLLEKQGQLGGFAAQMYKQVPYSFPYTQAVPTGVEKKINDVSANDKIRVFTGSTLSKLEGAPGQYTAVIATGNGEERIPVGSVVLATGWKPFDPEARVVEAEAPKEESKEGEEIAVVDTPEIQKGENVLAPLGHGKFTNVITNVDMELMAKKGELLRPSDGRPVQSVAFIQCAGQRSTEEGHLPYCSSVCCMVSLKQAGYLREKNPNGKAFIIYKDMIVPGLQELYYKAAQDDPGIFLTKGDVIEVKEDSDGGIIVQADNTLLGEPLEIKVDVLVLATGMVPTTLAEPIMNFAYRQGPAFPDLNLFNGFADSNYICFPYETRRTGVYSAGCVHQPMLMGAAEDDASGAVLKAIQCLESINRGMAVHPRSGDISFPKFNMVRCTQCKRCTEECPFGALDDDEKGTPQPNPTRCRRCGTCMGACPERVISFEEYNVDMIASMIKENEVPDDIDEGGPRVIVFVCENDAYPALDMAAFQGKKWSPYVRFISVRCLGSINSIWVADSMSKGIDGVLLLGCKYGDDYQCHFAKGSELCNKRMENIAETLGRLQLEPERVQQKQVAIDEYDKVPQMIDDFMNHIIDDIGANPYKGF, translated from the coding sequence ATGTCCAGCAAAATTGGTGTATATATTTGCGAAGGTTGCGACATTGGCCCTCAACTGAATGCAGGGCAACTCGCGGAATTCGTTCAAAGTGAATACGGCGGCAGCTGCCCGGTGGTCAAGACCGCACCGGTGCTGTGCAGCCAGGAAGGAAAGGCCATGATCCAGGCGGACGTGGATGCGGAAACCATTGACGGTGTCGCTGTCTGCGCCTGTTCTCCCCGGGTGAAATGGGACATTTTCCAGTTCGGCGAAAAGGCAGTGGTGGAGCGTGTCAATCTGCGCGAACAGTGTGCCTGGACATATGCCCGTCCTGAAGCCGACACGACTGCCGAGGGTGAAGTGCCGGAGACCCTGCGGATGATGGCTCAGGACTATATTCGGATGGGTATTATCAAGTTGCAGAAGTACGTGGTTCCGCAGCCGGAGATTCCGGAAGTTACCAAGACCATCCTGGTGGTCGGCGGAGGGAACACCGGTCTCACCGCAGCCTTGGGCGGCGCCAAGCTGGGCTACGACGTGGTCCTTTTGGAGAAGCAGGGTCAATTGGGCGGATTTGCGGCTCAGATGTACAAGCAGGTGCCGTACTCCTTCCCCTACACCCAGGCCGTTCCGACGGGCGTAGAGAAGAAAATTAACGACGTTTCCGCCAACGATAAGATTCGCGTTTTTACCGGATCCACCTTGAGCAAGCTTGAAGGAGCCCCTGGACAGTATACCGCTGTTATCGCCACGGGCAACGGCGAGGAACGAATTCCCGTCGGTTCCGTGGTCCTGGCCACCGGATGGAAACCGTTCGATCCCGAGGCGCGGGTCGTAGAGGCCGAAGCCCCGAAGGAAGAGAGCAAGGAAGGCGAAGAGATCGCTGTCGTTGATACCCCGGAAATCCAGAAGGGTGAAAATGTTTTGGCTCCCCTTGGGCACGGCAAGTTCACCAACGTGATCACCAACGTGGACATGGAGTTGATGGCCAAGAAAGGCGAATTGCTGCGCCCCTCGGACGGGCGGCCCGTTCAGTCCGTTGCCTTTATCCAGTGCGCCGGACAGCGCTCCACCGAGGAAGGTCACCTGCCGTACTGTTCTTCGGTTTGCTGCATGGTGTCGCTGAAACAGGCCGGCTATCTGCGTGAAAAGAACCCCAACGGCAAGGCGTTCATCATCTACAAGGACATGATCGTTCCCGGACTGCAGGAGCTGTACTACAAGGCCGCTCAGGACGATCCCGGGATTTTTCTGACCAAGGGCGACGTAATCGAGGTCAAGGAAGATTCCGACGGCGGTATCATTGTTCAGGCGGACAACACTCTGTTGGGCGAACCCTTGGAGATCAAGGTCGACGTCCTGGTGTTGGCCACGGGTATGGTGCCCACGACCCTGGCCGAACCGATCATGAACTTTGCCTACCGACAGGGGCCGGCTTTCCCGGATTTGAACCTGTTCAACGGCTTCGCCGATTCCAACTACATCTGTTTCCCCTATGAGACACGTCGGACCGGCGTCTACTCCGCCGGTTGCGTGCACCAGCCCATGCTCATGGGGGCCGCTGAGGACGACGCTTCCGGGGCCGTGCTCAAGGCCATCCAGTGCCTTGAGTCCATCAATCGGGGCATGGCCGTGCATCCGCGGTCCGGAGACATTTCCTTTCCCAAGTTCAACATGGTTCGGTGCACCCAGTGTAAGCGCTGCACTGAGGAATGTCCTTTCGGCGCCCTGGACGACGATGAAAAGGGTACGCCACAGCCCAACCCGACCCGTTGTCGCCGCTGCGGAACCTGCATGGGTGCGTGTCCGGAACGCGTGATCTCCTTTGAGGAGTACAACGTGGACATGATTGCCTCGATGATCAAGGAAAACGAGGTGCCGGACGACATCGACGAAGGTGGTCCCCGGGTCATCGTGTTCGTCTGCGAGAACGACGCCTATCCGGCTCTGGACATGGCTGCTTTCCAAGGCAAGAAATGGTCCCCATACGTTCGGTTTATCTCCGTCCGTTGCCTGGGCTCCATCAACAGCATCTGGGTCGCTGACTCCATGTCCAAGGGCATTGACGGCGTCCTGCTGCTGGGCTGCAAATACGGCGACGACTACCAGTGTCACTTTGCCAAGGGCAGCGAGCTCTGCAACAAGCGGATGGAGAACATCGCCGAGACACTCGGACGTTTGCAGTTGGAGCCCGAGCGTGTCCAGCAGAAGCAGGTGGCCATTGACGAATACGACAAGGTCCCGCAGATGATCGACGACTTTATGAACCACATCATCGACGACATCGGCGCCAACCCATACAAAGGCTTCTAG
- the aprB gene encoding adenylyl-sulfate reductase subunit beta — MPTFVNPEKCDGCKGGEKTACMYICPNDLMILDAQEMKAFNQEPDACWECYSCVKICPQGAIEARPYADFAPMGGTSIPLRSGDAIMWTIKFRNGNIKRFKFPIRTTAEGSIKPYEGKPAPGDLENELLFTETELKKPAEVVNKKFEFTNTDYTQCWTEPTCGA; from the coding sequence ATGCCTACTTTTGTCAATCCGGAGAAATGTGACGGTTGCAAGGGTGGTGAAAAGACAGCATGTATGTACATCTGTCCCAACGACCTGATGATCCTGGATGCCCAGGAAATGAAGGCGTTTAACCAGGAACCCGATGCTTGTTGGGAGTGCTACTCCTGCGTGAAGATCTGCCCCCAGGGCGCCATTGAAGCCCGCCCTTACGCCGACTTCGCCCCCATGGGCGGCACCAGCATCCCGCTGCGTTCCGGCGACGCCATCATGTGGACCATCAAGTTCCGTAACGGGAACATCAAGCGCTTCAAGTTCCCCATCCGGACCACGGCTGAAGGCTCCATCAAGCCTTACGAGGGCAAGCCCGCTCCCGGTGACCTGGAAAACGAACTGCTCTTCACCGAGACCGAACTGAAGAAGCCCGCCGAAGTGGTGAACAAGAAGTTCGAGTTTACCAACACCGACTACACCCAGTGCTGGACCGAGCCGACCTGCGGCGCCTAG
- the prfA gene encoding peptide chain release factor 1, whose protein sequence is MFAKLESLQEKYQELERELSSAEVFNDQERYRQLTKRHAELGEIVSVYREFTRLSDDAHSNKDLFSDSDPEIREMARAEATHLEEQLESLRLRLQILLLPKDPLDDRNVILEIRAGTGGEEAALFASDLFRMYMRYAERVGLRTELIQASESGTGGFKEVIAAISGDKVYSRLKHESGVHRVQRVPATESQGRIHTSAVTVAILPEAEEVDVHIDPGDVRVDVYRSSGPGGQSVNTTDSAVRVTHIPTGLVVICQDEKSQHKNRAKAMKVLRSRLLKAKQDEQKASYDQNRKNQVGSGDRSERIRTYNYPQGRITDHRINLTLYRLESVLEGEMDELVNALVQHYQTEALKAESDDGY, encoded by the coding sequence ATGTTCGCCAAGCTCGAAAGCTTGCAGGAAAAATATCAGGAATTGGAACGTGAACTCAGTTCCGCCGAGGTCTTCAACGATCAGGAGCGATATCGGCAACTGACCAAGCGGCATGCCGAGCTTGGCGAGATAGTTTCCGTCTATCGGGAATTCACTCGTCTATCGGACGATGCTCATTCCAATAAGGATCTGTTCAGCGACTCGGACCCGGAAATCCGTGAAATGGCTCGGGCCGAAGCGACACATTTGGAGGAGCAGTTAGAGTCGTTGCGGCTCCGGTTGCAGATTCTTCTGCTCCCCAAAGATCCTTTGGATGATCGGAACGTGATTTTGGAAATCCGAGCCGGGACCGGCGGTGAAGAGGCGGCTCTTTTCGCATCGGACCTTTTCCGCATGTATATGCGGTACGCGGAGCGAGTCGGCCTGCGCACGGAATTGATCCAAGCCAGCGAGAGCGGCACCGGCGGTTTCAAGGAAGTCATCGCCGCCATCTCCGGAGACAAGGTCTACAGCCGGCTCAAGCACGAGTCCGGTGTGCACCGGGTCCAGCGCGTTCCGGCTACGGAATCCCAGGGCCGGATCCACACTTCCGCCGTGACCGTAGCCATTTTACCCGAGGCCGAGGAAGTGGACGTGCATATCGATCCAGGCGACGTGCGCGTGGACGTGTACCGTTCGTCCGGTCCCGGGGGGCAAAGTGTAAACACCACGGACTCCGCCGTGCGCGTGACCCACATTCCCACGGGGCTGGTGGTTATTTGTCAGGACGAAAAGTCGCAGCACAAGAACCGGGCCAAGGCCATGAAAGTCCTCCGCTCCAGGCTGCTCAAGGCCAAGCAGGACGAACAAAAAGCTTCCTACGATCAGAACAGAAAGAATCAGGTCGGCAGCGGTGACCGTTCCGAGCGGATTCGGACTTATAATTACCCTCAAGGGCGAATCACGGACCATCGCATCAATCTCACCCTGTATCGCCTGGAATCCGTCCTTGAAGGGGAGATGGACGAGTTGGTGAACGCCCTGGTTCAGCACTATCAGACCGAAGCCTTGAAAGCCGAATCCGACGACGGATATTGA
- the qmoC gene encoding quinone-interacting membrane-bound oxidoreductase complex subunit QmoC — MAQVKRIEPDLQFIQEMQAAGGESLKKCYQCATCSVVCPLSPEENPYPRKEMVWAQWGLKDKLVGDLDMWLCHNCGTCSDQCPRGAKPADLMAAMRNMAYQNIAQPTIMGKFMSSAKYLPILAGIPAVIFLIAWFVTSGFFGTPVDDNGQVLYRLVFPQTAFIDPLFGLIAVAVLVIFARGVLSLIKTFNDSPQAPMGGVPVMTVLKSTWQVIIDEILSHTKWKECGGDNTDRYYGHMGIFFGFVGLFIVTAYVGVAYWLGVFTGLDLMTPMSLWNPFKILANIASIALIVGLVMVTKRRLNLDDAKFKSNYYDWYLLGVIWVVALSGMFSQLLRLANVPGAAYPMYYIHLVSIFMLFAYLPWSKLAHLVYRTVALGYARHIGRSPKPQA, encoded by the coding sequence ATGGCACAAGTTAAACGCATTGAGCCCGATCTGCAGTTTATTCAGGAGATGCAGGCCGCGGGTGGAGAATCACTCAAGAAATGCTATCAATGCGCCACGTGTTCCGTGGTCTGCCCCCTGTCGCCGGAGGAAAATCCCTACCCGCGCAAGGAGATGGTCTGGGCGCAGTGGGGGTTGAAGGACAAGCTGGTGGGTGATCTGGACATGTGGCTCTGCCACAATTGCGGCACCTGTTCGGACCAGTGTCCCCGCGGGGCGAAACCCGCGGACCTGATGGCGGCCATGCGCAACATGGCCTACCAGAACATCGCCCAGCCGACGATCATGGGTAAGTTCATGAGTTCGGCAAAGTACCTGCCGATCCTGGCCGGAATCCCCGCAGTGATCTTCCTGATCGCCTGGTTCGTGACCTCCGGCTTTTTTGGTACGCCGGTGGATGATAATGGTCAGGTTCTGTACCGCTTGGTTTTCCCCCAGACGGCGTTTATTGACCCGCTGTTCGGCTTGATCGCAGTAGCCGTTTTGGTGATTTTTGCTCGAGGTGTTCTCTCCCTGATCAAAACGTTCAATGATTCACCACAAGCTCCCATGGGCGGGGTTCCCGTAATGACCGTGCTCAAGTCTACGTGGCAGGTAATCATCGACGAGATCCTTTCCCACACTAAGTGGAAGGAGTGCGGTGGAGACAACACTGACCGCTACTATGGACATATGGGGATCTTCTTTGGATTTGTCGGCCTGTTCATCGTTACTGCCTACGTGGGCGTAGCCTACTGGCTGGGCGTATTCACTGGCTTGGATCTGATGACCCCCATGAGCCTGTGGAACCCCTTTAAGATCTTGGCCAATATCGCATCTATTGCCCTGATCGTCGGCTTGGTGATGGTAACCAAGCGGCGTCTGAACCTGGACGACGCGAAGTTCAAGTCGAACTACTACGACTGGTACCTGCTGGGAGTGATCTGGGTCGTGGCCCTGTCCGGAATGTTTAGTCAGCTGTTGCGCTTGGCCAACGTTCCCGGCGCTGCTTACCCGATGTACTACATCCACTTGGTGAGCATTTTCATGCTTTTCGCCTATCTGCCTTGGTCCAAGCTGGCGCACCTGGTCTACCGCACGGTGGCCCTAGGGTATGCGCGGCACATCGGCAGATCTCCCAAACCGCAGGCTTAG
- the sat gene encoding sulfate adenylyltransferase produces MSGLVPPHGGKGLTECLLQGAELEAEKKKAQGLKKIELAPREKGDVLMMGIGAFSPLTGFMSKADWKGVCEKMLLTDGTFWPIPVTLSVSKEDAAAIKEGDEIALYDAKYDEILATMKVDEKYELTEAEKKFECEKVFMGEGTKTPEDFWKVHAEDPHPGVDMVMGQKAVSLAGKIKVLSESHYPKTYPGVYMRPSESRKAFEDRGWSTVAALQLRNPMHRSHEFLAKIAIEVCDGVFIHSLVGNLKPGDIPAEWRVKCIDTLIKGYFVEKNVVHGGYPMDMRYAGPREALLHATFRQNFGISHMIIGRDHAGVGDYYGMFEAQTIFDKIPYAKEACPTPGQALVCKPLKIDWTFYCFKCDGMASLRTCPHTKEDRVILSGTKLRKLLSEGGEVPDHFGRDEVLVILREYYASLTEKVEIKMHKAAAG; encoded by the coding sequence ATGTCTGGATTGGTTCCGCCGCATGGAGGCAAAGGACTGACGGAATGTCTGCTTCAGGGCGCTGAGCTGGAAGCGGAAAAGAAAAAAGCTCAGGGCTTGAAGAAGATCGAACTCGCTCCTCGTGAGAAGGGCGACGTTTTGATGATGGGCATTGGTGCCTTCAGCCCGTTGACCGGGTTCATGTCCAAGGCCGACTGGAAGGGCGTCTGCGAAAAAATGTTGCTGACCGACGGGACCTTCTGGCCCATCCCGGTGACCCTCTCCGTTTCCAAGGAAGATGCCGCCGCCATCAAGGAAGGCGACGAGATCGCTCTGTACGACGCCAAGTATGATGAAATCCTGGCTACCATGAAGGTCGACGAAAAGTACGAGTTGACCGAGGCCGAGAAGAAGTTCGAGTGCGAAAAGGTCTTCATGGGCGAAGGCACCAAGACTCCCGAGGACTTCTGGAAAGTGCATGCCGAGGATCCGCATCCGGGCGTGGACATGGTTATGGGGCAGAAGGCCGTCAGCTTGGCCGGAAAGATCAAGGTTCTCTCCGAGAGTCACTACCCCAAGACCTATCCCGGCGTGTACATGCGCCCCTCCGAGTCCCGGAAGGCCTTTGAGGATCGCGGCTGGAGCACGGTTGCCGCCCTGCAGTTGCGCAACCCCATGCACCGCTCCCATGAATTCCTGGCCAAGATCGCCATTGAAGTCTGCGACGGCGTGTTCATCCACTCCCTGGTGGGCAACCTGAAGCCCGGCGACATTCCCGCTGAATGGCGCGTGAAGTGCATCGACACCCTGATCAAGGGCTATTTCGTGGAAAAGAACGTGGTTCACGGCGGCTATCCCATGGACATGCGTTATGCCGGTCCCCGTGAAGCCCTGCTGCACGCCACGTTCCGCCAGAACTTCGGCATCTCCCACATGATCATCGGTCGCGACCATGCCGGCGTGGGTGACTATTACGGCATGTTCGAAGCCCAAACCATCTTCGACAAGATTCCTTACGCCAAGGAAGCCTGCCCCACTCCCGGTCAGGCCCTGGTCTGCAAGCCGCTGAAGATCGACTGGACCTTCTACTGCTTCAAGTGCGACGGCATGGCCTCTCTGCGCACCTGCCCGCACACCAAGGAAGACCGGGTCATCCTGAGCGGAACCAAGCTGCGCAAGTTGCTCTCCGAGGGCGGCGAGGTGCCGGATCACTTCGGTCGCGACGAAGTCTTGGTCATCCTGCGCGAGTACTACGCCAGCCTGACCGAGAAGGTCGAGATCAAAATGCACAAGGCCGCTGCTGGTTGA
- the aprA gene encoding adenylyl-sulfate reductase subunit alpha, producing MTTIPSKIAPQGVPIAEPEVVTIEKDVLIVGGGMAACGAAVEIKPWADKHGVSYIVVDKAALERSGAVAQGLSAINTYLGDNTPDDYVRMVRTDLMGVVREDLIFDLGRHVDDSVHLFEEWGLPCWVKEGEHNLDGAQAKAKGLSLRTGAKPVRSGKWQIMINGESYKVLVAEAAKNAIGQDNYLERIFVVKLLLDANTPNRVAGAVGFSLRENKVYVFKCNACLVASGGAVNVYRPRSVGEGKGRAWYPVWNAGSGYTLVAQAGGEMTMMENRFCPARFKDGYGPVGAWFLLFKAKAVNALGEDYCVTNDDMIKGYREKGYAKGHIIPTCLRNHMMLEEMQAGRGPIYMDTATALQTTFATLDKKQQKHLESEAWEDFLDMCVGQANLWACMNIEPEKVGSEIMPTEPYLLGSHSGCCGIWCSGPDEEWVPDSYKIKADNGKVYNRMTSVNGLFIAGDCVGASGHKFSSGSHAEGRIAAKQLVRWVVDHKDYKPAIKETDDDLKKMIYAPYYNYEAGKSASTDPVVNPMYITPRNFMDRLMKATDEYGAGTSTYYRTSAKLLETGMTLLDMLDEDSKKLAARDLHELLRCWEQYHRLWTVRLHMQHIQFRTETRYPGFYYRTDFPDLNDDEWKCFTNSKYDPVAKKTTFYKVPLVQVIP from the coding sequence ATGACCACAATTCCTTCAAAAATCGCACCCCAAGGGGTACCGATCGCTGAACCGGAAGTTGTTACGATCGAAAAAGACGTGCTGATCGTGGGCGGCGGTATGGCCGCTTGCGGCGCCGCCGTTGAGATCAAGCCTTGGGCCGACAAGCACGGCGTGAGCTACATCGTTGTGGACAAGGCCGCTCTGGAGCGCTCCGGCGCTGTTGCCCAGGGGTTGTCCGCCATCAACACCTACCTTGGCGACAACACCCCGGACGACTACGTACGCATGGTCCGCACAGACTTGATGGGCGTTGTCCGCGAAGACCTGATCTTCGACCTGGGCCGCCACGTTGACGATTCCGTGCACCTGTTCGAAGAGTGGGGCCTGCCCTGCTGGGTCAAAGAAGGCGAACACAACCTGGACGGCGCTCAGGCCAAGGCCAAGGGCCTGTCCCTGCGCACCGGCGCCAAGCCGGTTCGTTCCGGTAAGTGGCAGATCATGATCAACGGCGAATCCTACAAGGTTCTCGTGGCCGAGGCCGCCAAGAACGCCATTGGTCAGGACAACTACCTGGAGCGCATCTTCGTGGTGAAGTTGCTCCTGGACGCCAACACCCCGAATCGGGTTGCCGGCGCCGTGGGCTTCTCCCTGCGTGAAAACAAAGTGTACGTCTTCAAGTGCAACGCTTGCCTCGTGGCCAGCGGCGGCGCGGTGAACGTGTACCGTCCCCGTTCCGTCGGTGAAGGTAAAGGCCGCGCCTGGTACCCGGTCTGGAACGCTGGTTCCGGCTACACCCTGGTCGCTCAGGCCGGTGGTGAAATGACCATGATGGAAAACCGTTTCTGCCCGGCCCGCTTCAAGGATGGTTACGGCCCGGTCGGCGCGTGGTTTCTGCTGTTCAAGGCTAAGGCCGTCAACGCCCTGGGCGAAGACTACTGCGTGACCAACGACGACATGATCAAGGGATACCGTGAGAAGGGCTATGCCAAGGGTCACATTATCCCGACCTGTCTGCGCAACCACATGATGCTGGAAGAAATGCAGGCCGGACGCGGTCCGATCTACATGGACACCGCCACTGCCCTGCAGACCACCTTCGCCACTTTGGACAAGAAGCAGCAGAAGCACCTTGAGTCCGAAGCTTGGGAAGACTTCCTCGACATGTGTGTCGGCCAGGCCAACCTGTGGGCTTGCATGAACATCGAGCCTGAGAAGGTCGGTTCCGAGATCATGCCCACCGAGCCTTACCTGCTGGGTTCGCACTCCGGTTGCTGCGGCATCTGGTGCTCCGGTCCGGACGAGGAATGGGTTCCGGACAGCTACAAGATCAAGGCCGACAACGGCAAGGTGTACAACCGGATGACTTCGGTCAACGGTCTGTTCATCGCCGGTGACTGCGTTGGTGCTTCCGGCCACAAGTTCTCCTCCGGCTCCCACGCCGAGGGCCGCATCGCAGCCAAGCAGTTGGTGCGCTGGGTCGTGGATCACAAGGACTACAAGCCGGCGATCAAGGAAACGGACGATGATCTGAAGAAGATGATCTATGCTCCGTATTACAACTACGAAGCCGGCAAGTCCGCTTCCACTGATCCGGTGGTCAACCCGATGTACATCACTCCCCGCAACTTCATGGATCGTCTGATGAAGGCCACGGACGAGTACGGCGCGGGAACCTCCACCTACTACCGGACCTCCGCGAAGCTGCTGGAGACCGGCATGACTCTGCTGGACATGCTGGATGAGGACTCCAAGAAGCTGGCCGCCCGCGACCTGCACGAACTGCTGCGTTGCTGGGAGCAGTACCACCGCCTGTGGACCGTCCGTCTGCACATGCAGCACATTCAGTTCCGCACGGAAACCCGGTACCCCGGCTTCTACTATCGCACCGACTTCCCCGACTTGAACGACGACGAGTGGAAGTGCTTCACCAACTCCAAGTACGACCCGGTCGCAAAGAAGACCACCTTCTACAAGGTGCCTTTGGTCCAGGTCATTCCGTAA
- the prmC gene encoding peptide chain release factor N(5)-glutamine methyltransferase, producing the protein MSPTRPILREILAKSTRYLTEKNVDSPRLSAELVIAHALGLNRLDLFLDLDKPLSESELARIRPILARRGTGEPMAYILGRREFYGLDFHVTPEVLIPRPDTELGVELVLKLFDPGQTFCFADVGTGSGALCAILLKLFPQARAVATDISFGALNVATGNLRRHGVDQRCVRTRGDLLRHVKGRSLDLIVANLPYIGEKEAESLSKEVVGFEPHLALFGGLEGDELFPPLLWDAQEVLVNGGVVLLEVGTNQAKNLCDRIAGMSPRWTDIAIHRDLAGHERYAQARLRW; encoded by the coding sequence ATGTCGCCGACGCGGCCCATCCTCCGTGAAATTCTTGCCAAAAGCACACGGTATCTCACCGAAAAAAACGTCGACTCTCCACGTCTAAGCGCGGAACTCGTGATCGCCCATGCCTTGGGCCTGAATCGCTTGGATCTTTTTCTGGATCTGGACAAGCCTTTGAGCGAATCGGAATTGGCCCGGATTCGCCCAATTCTGGCACGACGGGGAACGGGCGAGCCCATGGCCTATATTCTGGGGCGTCGCGAATTCTACGGGCTGGACTTCCACGTCACTCCTGAAGTGTTGATCCCTCGTCCGGATACCGAGTTAGGCGTTGAGCTTGTGTTGAAGCTGTTCGATCCGGGTCAGACCTTTTGCTTCGCCGATGTCGGGACCGGCAGTGGAGCTCTTTGCGCGATCCTGCTCAAACTTTTTCCCCAAGCTCGGGCCGTGGCGACGGATATTTCTTTTGGCGCACTGAACGTCGCGACCGGAAATTTGCGGCGACACGGCGTGGATCAGCGCTGTGTACGAACCAGAGGAGACCTGTTGCGACACGTGAAAGGGCGCAGTCTGGACCTGATCGTGGCCAACCTGCCGTATATCGGGGAGAAAGAGGCGGAAAGCCTAAGCAAGGAAGTCGTGGGGTTCGAGCCTCATCTCGCTCTATTCGGCGGATTGGAAGGCGATGAGCTCTTTCCTCCCTTGCTGTGGGACGCTCAGGAAGTACTTGTCAACGGCGGGGTCGTGCTTTTGGAGGTCGGTACAAACCAGGCTAAGAACCTTTGTGATCGAATCGCGGGTATGTCGCCCCGATGGACGGACATCGCGATTCATAGGGATCTCGCGGGTCATGAGCGATATGCCCAGGCCCGGTTGCGTTGGTAA
- a CDS encoding CoB--CoM heterodisulfide reductase iron-sulfur subunit A family protein, which produces MEHSGILVVGGGFSGITAALEAAEVGHDVYIIEKNSCLGGRVSQLNQYFPKLCPPSCGLEINYQRIKNNPRVKFFTLAEVVSVSGSPGNYTAKIKISPRYVNTNCTACDKCSQVCPVETDSEFELGLQKRKAVYRPHLNSFPMRYVIDPAVCLGKSCSKCVEACAYDAIELDDREKEITLNVGAVVWATGWKPYDVSKLEILGAGKIKNAISNMQMERLASPSGPTNGQILRPSDGKAPERIAFVQCAGSRDESHLSYCSYICCMASLKQVTYLRAQYPDAQIVIYYIDIRTPGRYDKFLQKIREDEKVMMVKGKVAQVMEDGATGDVLVTAEDIIKGIKKEERYDMVVLATGMEPSVAGQTLPAGMQQDDDGFCISQEAGVIAAGCAKMPLDVMRSAQTATGAALKAIQTVVGR; this is translated from the coding sequence ATGGAACATTCAGGAATACTTGTCGTGGGAGGCGGCTTCAGCGGAATCACTGCCGCACTGGAAGCAGCCGAAGTCGGGCATGATGTGTATATCATCGAGAAAAATTCGTGTCTTGGGGGGCGCGTTTCCCAGTTGAATCAATACTTCCCCAAGCTCTGTCCCCCTTCCTGCGGGCTGGAAATTAACTATCAGCGGATCAAGAACAACCCTAGAGTCAAATTTTTCACCCTGGCCGAAGTCGTTTCCGTCTCAGGTTCTCCCGGTAACTACACGGCCAAGATCAAGATCAGCCCGCGGTACGTGAACACCAACTGTACCGCCTGTGATAAATGTTCCCAGGTCTGTCCCGTGGAAACGGATTCCGAGTTCGAACTCGGCCTGCAAAAGCGCAAGGCCGTGTATCGTCCGCATCTGAATTCGTTTCCGATGCGCTACGTGATTGATCCCGCGGTCTGTCTCGGAAAGAGCTGTTCCAAGTGCGTCGAGGCCTGCGCGTACGACGCCATTGAGTTGGACGACCGGGAAAAGGAAATCACCCTGAACGTTGGGGCCGTGGTTTGGGCCACGGGCTGGAAGCCGTACGATGTGTCCAAGTTGGAAATTTTGGGCGCTGGCAAGATCAAGAACGCTATTTCCAATATGCAGATGGAGCGATTGGCCAGCCCCAGCGGGCCCACCAATGGTCAAATCCTTCGTCCCTCCGACGGCAAGGCCCCGGAACGGATCGCCTTCGTGCAGTGCGCCGGGTCACGCGATGAGAGCCACCTCTCCTACTGTTCCTACATTTGCTGCATGGCATCGCTGAAACAGGTCACCTACTTGCGGGCCCAGTATCCGGATGCGCAGATCGTGATTTACTATATCGATATCCGGACCCCTGGGCGATACGACAAGTTTCTCCAGAAGATCCGTGAGGATGAGAAAGTTATGATGGTCAAGGGCAAGGTCGCCCAGGTCATGGAAGACGGCGCCACCGGCGACGTTCTGGTGACCGCCGAAGACATCATCAAGGGAATCAAGAAGGAAGAGCGGTACGACATGGTGGTCTTGGCCACCGGCATGGAACCGAGCGTTGCTGGACAGACCCTTCCCGCGGGCATGCAGCAGGACGACGATGGATTCTGTATTTCGCAGGAAGCCGGAGTGATTGCGGCGGGGTGCGCCAAAATGCCCCTGGACGTCATGCGCTCGGCCCAGACCGCGACCGGTGCAGCGCTGAAAGCAATTCAAACCGTGGTAGGGAGGTAA
- the rpmE gene encoding 50S ribosomal protein L31 produces the protein MKKEIHPETSKRKIHCACGYEIEALTTQRNDVQMEICADCHPFYTGKQRFVDTAGRIDRFKKKYASVGGKA, from the coding sequence ATGAAAAAAGAGATTCATCCTGAAACAAGCAAGCGCAAGATCCATTGCGCCTGCGGTTATGAGATCGAAGCCCTGACCACTCAACGCAACGATGTCCAGATGGAAATCTGCGCCGACTGCCATCCCTTCTACACCGGCAAGCAACGTTTCGTGGACACGGCCGGGCGGATCGATCGCTTCAAAAAGAAGTATGCTTCCGTCGGCGGCAAGGCCTGA